A single region of the Gasterosteus aculeatus chromosome 1, fGasAcu3.hap1.1, whole genome shotgun sequence genome encodes:
- the trim25l gene encoding E3 ubiquitin/ISG15 ligase TRIM25 has product MSAKLWTEEQFNCPVCLDLPNDPVTIPCGHSYCMGCIKDYWSKDDPKGVYSCPQCRKNFSPKPSLSRNTMLAEAVEQLRKGAHKADVRESMRSASSSAKRKTSSSSSSSSSAVPCDMCKGERRAAVKSCLSCMTSFCAAHLKPHSTKKALKAHELIAPTANLAEKICTQHKYLQEFYCRQCKMFICWLCTSNQHKGHECVSTKAERLEKQKVLAEMQTENQQRLKDRQQELKDMKKMMEGMKRSADRVHGDTEQVLVELQRSVERLQELLEEVLDQAGMEKMGQAQEVVDNLEAEIKELKKRETEMRDLVHCEDHIHYLEACESVCSPLESGDLPVVAANLDASFEPVREAVLNLRERVEDLCNQELSKITKQVNDTTLFTLKDSNRSAKGGILKLFGLSSRNTSSRPAAAVPSIASGGRSADRRGIGLKSQDVRSRDGPRDGGNTSSPRPRDRQRETVRETNPRPSPVPVPSPSPSRANPQSLWSRASQNQAAAPPQTPIPATPIPAPAPAPTGGSSFGRMASISSLFRSHRRGTTPATPAANTLPAGGNPWATAAPSESPTQINPGLFLDLPTPTSVMHAPAFPALREINLDSIQAPEPRTREEFLQYSVTLTLDTDTAHRRLALTEGNTKATLQAAAQPYPNAAGRFDGWTQVMCASPLYAQRCYWEVEWRGRGSSMGVAYGAMARKGSDARSGLGYNAQSWTLELSDTCCSAMHDNEKRDIPVSYSPRLGLYLDVSTGTLAFYSVAESMTHLHSFRANFTQPLYAAFAVGSGVGVGLDFALGQFSSSSDSIKICPM; this is encoded by the exons ATGAGCGCCAAGCTGTGGACTGAGGAGCAGTTCAACTGCCCCGTGTGTCTTGACCTCCCCAATGATCCGGTCACAATCCCCTGCGGGCACAGCTACTGCATGGGCTGCATCAAGGACTACTGGAGCAAGGACGACCCCAAGGGGGTCTACAGCTGCCCCCAATGCCGGAAGAACTTCTCCCCCAAGCCCTCCCTGTCCAGGAACACCATGCTGGCCGAGGCGGTAGAGCAGCTCCGCAAAGGGGCCCACAAGGCCGACGTGCGTGAGTCCATGCGGAGTGCCAGTTCCTCGGCCAAAAGGaagacctcctcctcttcctcctcctcctcttcggcgGTACCGTGCGACATGTGCAAAGGGGAGCGGCGAGCGGCGGTCAAGAGCTGCCTGTCGTGCATGACCTCGTTCTGCGCCGCCCACCTGAAGCCCCACTCCACTAAGAAGGCCCTGAAGGCGCACGAGCTGATCGCGCCCACGGCCAACCTGGCGGAGAAGATCTGCACCCAGCACAAGTACCTGCAGGAGTTCTACTGCCGCCAGTGCAAGATGTTCATCTGCTGGCTGTGCACCAGCAACCAACACAAGGGCCACGAGTGCGTCTCCACCAAGGCCGAGCGCCTGGAGaaacag AAAGTGCTGGCAGAGATGCAGACTGAAAACCAGCAGAGGCTGAAAGACCGccagcaggagctgaaggacaTGAAGAAGATGATGGAGGGGATGAAG CGTTCCGCGGACAGGGTGCACGGCGACACGGAGCAAGtgctggtggagctgcagcGGTCGGTGGAGcgtctgcaggagctgctggaggaggtgctTGACCAGGCCGGCATGGAGAAGATGGGACAGGCCCAGGAGGTCGTCGATAACCTGGAGGCCGAGATCAAGGAGCTGAaaaagagggagacggagatgAGGGACCTGGTGCACTGCGAGGACCACATCCACTACCTGGAG GCCTGCGAGTCCgtgtgcagcccgctggagtcGGGGGACCTGCCCGTCGTGGCCGCAAACCTGGACGCTTCCTTTGAGCCCGTGCGGGAAGCCGTCCTGAACCTCCGGGAACGCGTGGAGGACCTGTGCAACCAGGAGCTGAGCAAGATCACCAAACAAG TCAACGACACCACGCTGTTCACGCTGAAGGACT CCAACCGGAGCGCGAAGGGAGGGATTCTAAAAT TGTTTGGCCTGTCCTCTCGCAACACCAGCAGCCGCCCAGCAG CCGCTGTGCCCAGCATCGCGTCGGGAGGGCGGAGCGCGGACAGAAGAG GTATCGGCCTCAAGAGTCAAGACGTGAGGAGCAGAGACGGTCCGCGAG ACGGAGGAAACACAAGCTCACCCAGACCccgagacaggcagagagagacag TGAGGGAGACCAACCCCCGACCGagccccgtccccgtccccagCCCCTCTCCCAGCCGCGCAAACCCTCAGTCTCTTTGGAGCAGGGCCAGTCAGAACCAGGCTGCCGCCCCGCCCCAGACTCCAATCCCGGCCACCCCGATTCCCGCTCCAGCACCTGCACCAACCGGAG GGTCCAGTTTCGGTCGGATGGCGTCCATCAGCAGCCTGTTCCGCTCCCATCGGCGCGGCACCACCCCGGCTACCCCGGCCGCTAACACACTGCCAGCCGGAGGAAACCCAT GGGCGACGGCCGCTCCGTCTGAATCACCAACGCAAA TTAACCCCGGCCTCTTCTTGGACCTGCCCACCCCGACCTCGGTGATGCACGCGCCTGCTTTTCCCGCGC TGCGAGAGATCAACCTGGACAGCATCCAGGCCCCGGAGCCCAGGACCAGAGAGGAGTTCCTGCAGT ACTCTGTGACCTTGACCCTCGACACCGACACCGCCCACCGGCGGCTGGCCCTCACCGAGGGCAACACCAAAGCCACCCTGCAGGCAGCGGCGCAGCCTTACCCCAACGCAGCCGGGCGCTTCGACGGCTGGACCCAGGTGATGTGCGCGAGCCCGCTGTACGCCCAGCGCTGCTACTGGGAGGTGGAGTGGAGGGGCCGGGGCTCCTCCATGGGCGTGGCCTACGGCGCCATGGCCCGGAAGGGCTCGGACGCCCGGTCGGGCCTCGGCTACAACGCCCAGTCGTGGACCCTGGAGCTGTCGGACACCTGTTGCTCGGCGATGCACGACAACGAGAAGCGGGATATCCCGGTGAGCTACTCGCCCCGCCTGGGCCTCTACCTGGACGTGTCCACGGGGACGCTGGCCTTCTACAGCGTGGCGGAGAGCATGACGCACCTGCACAGCTTCCGCGCCAACTTCACGCAGCCGCTGTACGCCGCCTTCGCGGTGGGCAGCGGGGTCGGGGTGGGCCTGGACTTTGCCCTCGGACAGTTCAGTTCCAGCTCCGACAGCATCAAGATCTGTCCCATGTGA